In Nitrospinota bacterium, the DNA window CTGCGTTCTTTGCCATCTCTTCCCAGAGTGGTAGTTGTGGTGCTTGTATCCAACCCAACTCTAATGCGTGTCTAAACACGTTGCCTATGGTTGCTCGTTCATTCACTAATGTTACATCTCTCACTAATGGATTTTTCTTTCTACGATACTGCGTGTATTTGTGTCTAAAAGTATCTTTGCGTATCGTTGATAGTTTTGTATCTTTTCCAAGAAAACCAAGTAAATGACGTTCTACTTGTGTTCGTATCGTTACGAACCTGCCTTCTGTAATGCCTATATCACCCTTACCAACTGCTCCAACTCTTATCCGTTGTTTCTGCTCGTCCATATATTTCTCAACCAACTCACCAAGTGTTGCGTCAAAAACTTTTAGACCAGTTCGTAGTTTGGTCTGTATAGTCAAGTAAAGTTCTGTTGCTCTTGTTATTGCCGTTTCTTTTTCTTTTGTTCCAAGTGCTTTTCGTAAGTATCTTTTATCTTCTGCTATCCACATTCTAAACTGCCAGTTCTTACCAGAACGAGAACCACGATAGACAAGAACATCTCCTTCGTGGAGTTCTATTTCTTCATTACGAACAAACTTCTTTTGTATTTGTTTGTTCTTTCGTTTTGTCTTTTTTTTGGTAGTCATTTTGATAGAAAAACACCAAAACTATTGACTTGCCCTTGATAAACCAACAAGTCAATAGTAACGAATAAAATGTTACTTGTTGTTTTAGTTGGAGATATGGATTTTACGTAAGTCATTTTACGTAACTAATACGTAACCGCATTTTTAGGTGACTTTGGAATTCAATCAACAATAAAACAATATGTTAGATTTTGAGAACACCTGAAAAACTATTGACACTGATGAAACCATCAAATACGTAACATTTACGTAACTCCACTTTTTTTGCCATTGATTTATAAGGGTTTATTGATGCAAGAAAATGGTTTTTTGATCTTGCCAAAAAACTTAAACTATTGATTTATTGGGATCTATTTGATTTGCAGTTGCGTTTTTTCATTCCCATTCAATGGTTCCAGGAGGTTTCGAGCTGATGTCGTAGACCACCCGGTTGACCCCATGCACTTCATTGATGATGCGGTTGGAAAGTTTGCCCAGGAGTTCGTAGGGCAGGTGAGCCCAGTCGGCGGTCATGCCATCGGTGCTGGTAACGGCACGAATGGCCACAACATTTTCATAGGTACGGGCATCTCCCATAACGCCCACAGTTTTGACGGGTAGGAGGACAGCGAAGGATTGCCATAAATCGTTGTACAAACCTGCGGCTTTCACTTCTTCAAGAATGATTTTATCGGCGGCGCAAAGGATGTCGAGCCGTTCACGGGTTATGTCTCCCAAAATGCGGATTGCCAGTCCCGGACCGGGGAACGGTTGCCGATTTATGATTTCGTCCGGCATTCCCAATTCGCGCCCAAGAACACGCACTTCATCCTTGAACAATTCGCGAAAAGGTTCGAGGAGTTTTAAATTCATTTTGTCCGGCAGGCCGCCAACGTTGTGATGCGATTTGATCACTGCAGAGGGGCCGCCTTTGAAGGAGACCGACTCAATCACATCAGGATATAAAGTGCCCTGGGCGAGGAATGTGAAGTCCCCAAGTTTTTTAGCTTCTTCCTCGAAAACTTCGATGAAAGTATTACCGATAGACTTCCTTTTTTGTTCCGGGTCGGTGACGTCTTTAAGTTTTTTGAGGAACTTGTCCGCTGCATCTATGACATCAAGATTGATATTGAAGTTATCGCGAAATGTGTTCTCTACTTTTTCTCTTTCTCCAGACCGCAAAAGGCCGTTGTCAATAAACAGGCAGTGCAGGTTATCCCCTATGGCTTTATGAATCAGCACTGCCGCTACGGAAGAATCCACCCCTCCGCTTAATCCGCAAACGACTTGTGAGTTTCCGACTTTGTCCTGGATATCTTTGACAATGTAGTCAACCAGCGATTCCATTTTCCAGTTTCTCGCGCACTGGCATATTTTAAAAAGGAAATTATTAAGAATCTTTGTGCCTTCTGCTGTATGGACCACTTCAGGATGGAACTGCAGTCCATAAATTTGTGCGACTGGGTTTTCTATGGCTGCCATAGGAGAGTTGTCCGTGAAGGCAATTCCTTTGAAACCAATAGGAAGTTTTGAAATCCTGTCACCATGACTCATCCACACGATGGATTTATTCTTCACCTCTTCAAACAAGTGAGAAAATTCTTTGAGCATCAATTCGGCCCTGCCAAATTCCCGATGTGGGGAAGGGTCCACTTTGCCGCCAAGAATATGGGTGATGAGTTGCATGCCATAGCAAATGCCGAGCACGGGAATTCCCAGCTCAAATAACTCTCGCTCACACAGTGGTGAGTCTTTTTCCTGAACGCTTGCAGGACCACCTGAAAGAATGATGCCTTTTGCGTTAAAATTTCTTATTTTCTCAAGCGACAGTGTGCAGGGTTGTATCTCACAATAGACCTGGGACTCCCGAATTTTTCGGGCAATGTTTTGAGTGTACTGCGACCCAAAGTCAAGAATGAGTATTTTTTGTTCGTGCAGGATGTCAGTGGTCATGGTAATGCGGTTTGGTTTGTCAGGGAGAAATCCCGTAGGATTATTCGATATTATAATTAGGAGCTTCTTTTGTCACGATCACATCATGAACGTGGCTTTCGCGAAGCCCTGCCGATGTGATCTTGATGAATGAAGCATTTTTTCTCAACTCATCAATGGTTGCGGCTCCACAATAACCCATCCCTGCGCGCAGTCCTCCTAACAGTTGATGGACGGTGAATGACAACGCTCCACGATAGGGAATGCGTGCTTCCACACCTTCTGGAACCAATTTGCTCTCAGAAAGCTCCCATTCCTGGAAATAGCGGTCGCTGGAGCCCTGGGACATGGCACCTATGGAGCCCATGCCCCGGTATTCCTTGTAGCTTCTTCCCTGGTAAAGAATTTTTTCTCCCGGGCTTTCTTCTGTTCCGGCGAACAGGGAACCGATCATCACAGTGTTGGCTCCAGCGGCGATAGCTTTTGTGATATCTCCAGAAAGCTTGATTCCTCCATCAGAAATGATGGGGATATTTTTTTTGGTTGCAACTTTGACGCATTCTGAGATGGCAGAGATTTGCGGAACCCCAACTCCCGAAACCACACGTGTTGTGCAGATGGAACCGGGGCCAATGCCAACTTTCACCGCATCGGCTCCGGCTTTGATCAAAGCGGTAGTGCCTTCAGCTGTGGCTACATTGCCACCAATAATTTCCAGTTTAGGAAAAGTTTTTTTGATTTCTCTGATGGTTGACAACACTTTTTCTGAATGACCATGGGCACTGTCGATGACCAGAACGTCCAGACCGACCCGGATTAAATCTTCAATATGTTCTGTGGGGTTCTGGGTAACCCCCAATGCTGCTCCAACCAGAAGCCGGCCTTTGGAATCTTTAGCTGCGTTGGGAAACTTTCCGGCTTTTTCTATATCCTTTGTGGTGATCAAACCTTTAAGATGGCCTTTTTTGTTGACCACCAGAAGTTTTTCAATGCGGTTGTCATGCAAAAGCTGTTTCGATTTTTCCAGAGGAGTCCCTTCTGGAATCGTAACCAGATCGTCTTTAGTCATCAAAGAACGGATTTTTTTATTAAGCTTATTTTCAAATCGAAGGTCCCTGTTGGTCAAAATTCCCACCAGCTTTTTGTTTTGTGTGATGGGGATGCCCGTGATGTTGTATTTCCGCATGACTTCAAGTGCTTCGCTGATTTTTTGATCAGGTTCCATGGTAATCGGATCAGGAATCATTGCGCTCACGGAACGTTTAACCTTGTCAACCATCTTACGCTGTCTTTCAGGCGCAAGATTACGATGGATGATGCCGATTCCGCCTTCCTGAGCTAACGCAATAGCCAGGCTTGCTTCAGTAACCGTATCCATAGGGGCACTGATTAATGGACAATTCAACTTTATCTTGCGAGTCAAACGGGTCGAAAGTTTTACGTCTACGGGCAAAACTTTAGAATGAGCGGGCAGGAGCAATACATCGTCAAAAGTGAGATAGGTTGGGACATTTTTTGGGTCAATCATAAGACATTATAACAGAATTTTTATTAAAAACTTAAAGTTGCAATACTAGCACCCCGGAAGCCGGGGAGCCAGTGAAAAACTTTTTTGCCGTTCAAAATACTGACGGTGATGGCAAAAGTTTTATTTACTGGCAAAGAGTTTTTCGGTTTGAGGAGGATTTCCACCTTGAGCCCGGCATCACATGAGACCCGTCGAATGTGATAACCTAAATACTTATGTTGGTTGTTGTTTTCTGTGTGGAGTTTTACAGTGTTCTATTCCATATTTCCTTAAAGTTTTAACTTGGGAGTATTTTTAAGATCAATCGATAGCATGAAAGTAATAACGCAAATTCTTTTAACTCTGTGGGTGTTTTGTGGAACGATTGATGCCCAGCCACTGTTCCAGGGTGATGGAGAACGGGAAGATTGGATGGGGACCTACTTTCAAGGTCGCAAAATGGGTTTTACCCGGGTGCAAACGCGATGGAACCCTGAGATCATTGAAGTGGACTCTAAAGTTTTTTTCCAGATTAGATCTGAGTCCATTGATCAATCCACAACAATCAGCCAAAGGACTCGATTGAGTCCGGACCTAAAGTTTCTGGGTTTTTCACTATTACAGGAAATCACGGGTCATCGGCAACAGGTCGAAGGCAGGATGGAAGGAAATCGACTGGTGTACCGGGTGAAGTCGCGAGGTTTTGATAAAGAGAAGACTATTGACTTGCCGCCCGGCGCATTACCGTCATCGACTTTTCTTTTAAACTTGATGGCAAACGGTTTGAAAGTGGGGCAAAAAGGAACTCTGCCTCTCTTCCTGGAGCCGTTTCAGATGCTGGTGGATTTGGACTATGAAGTTTTAAGAAGGGACAATCTGAACTACGAGGGCAGGTCGGTTGATACTCTTGTGATAAGGCAGGAATTTAGTGGAATCGAATCTACTCTGTGGGTGGATGGCAATGGTTCAGTGATAANNNNNNNNNNNNNNNNNNNNNNNNNNNNNNNNNNNNNNNNNNNNNNNNNNNNNNNNNNNNNNNNNNNNNNNNNNNNNNNNNNNNNNNNNNNNNNNNNNNNATGAACCGTTGACGGTCAGCAGCCTGATAACGATGAGTCGTGTTAAGCCCAGTCAGCCTATAGACCGGCCGGACAGGACTAGGGAACTGGTTTTTCACCTTAAGCCCCTGCGATCTCCTAAACTCGTTCCTCAAGATCACCGGCAAAAGGTTATCAGGTCAGAAACACTGCCGAACGGTTTTTATAGTGTCACGTTGAGCGTTAAAACAGAACCGGAAACGACTGCCATTAAATCAAGTGAGCGCGGAAAGCCTTTAAAAGACTCAAGGTACCTGGAAGAATCTGCTGAGGTGCAATCCCGTCACCCAATGATCCGGGCTTTAGCTAAAGAACTTGTCGGAGATACTCAGAATCATTGGAAAGTGGCTAAAGACATCAACCGTTGGGTCTATCTGAACCTGAAAAAAGAACTGGTGGATACCGTCTCAGCACTGGATGCACTGCATGAAAGAAGGGGCGAGTGCCAATCGCATACATTTCTGTTCACAGCATTGTCCCGCGCATCGGGCATCCCTACCCGTATTGTGAACGGACTGGTGTATTCGAAAGAATATGCCGGATTTCTTTATCATGCCTGGCCTGAAGTTTATGTGGGCGAATGGCGAGCTCTGGATCCGACGTTTGGTCAGGATGTCGTGGACGCCACTCACATCAAGCTTACAGAAGGAACCAAAGATGGCCCCTTTGGCTTAATGGAGTTTGTTGGCAAAGTGGAAATTGACTGGTCCCTCCCTCACTAGGCGTGAAGCCAGCGAGCAATAGTTTTTCAGTGCAAGCCAGGAGTGTTCTCGGCTGAACAACCTGCTCTCAAGTTATCTTTGGAGTTGCGCCGCTTTCCCTTAAAAATCAGCGATGAAAAAAACATTTTTTGATTTTCTTTCTATTGATTTTCGTTTTTTATTTGCCTATATTAAAAGGTATGGCAATTAGTGAAACCTTTATGTTTTACGGTCTTGAAAGAAAGTTTTCAGGGCTTCCCACATTTCGATTGACATACAACATCTTGTATAATATTTTGCTGAGCGACACAAAATATAGATATTTTGTGATTCGAATTACCCGAAATTTTTTCAAGCAAAAGTGCGGTTTAGGGAGAGCTGACCTTCGAGTCTTTGGCTCATAACTTATTAAAACTGTTGAAATTATCTTCTTAAGCGAGGTGGAATGCGAATCGACCGGATATTTACTCAAAAACCTACCACCACAGAGCATCAGGATCCCTATGAAGGGATTAATTTTGTAGAGCGGGTTTCTAAAATTACCAATGCCAATGGGTCTGTAGTTTCTGAGATCAAGAATGTATTGGTGCCTGACAATTGGTCTCAGGTGGCAGTCGATATTATGGCGCAGAAATATTTTCGCAAGGCAGGAGTTCCTGCCCGGTTAAAAAAGAAGTTTGAGCCGGGGTTGCCTGAATGGCTTTGTCCATCGGTTCCTGATGAAGAGGCTCTTAGTCAACTTCCTGAATCCGCTCAGTTTTCCCGGGAAACCACATCCCAGGAAGTTTTTCATCGCCTGGCCGGATGCTGGACATATTGGGGGTGGAAAAATAATTGTTTCAGTAGTGAGAAAGACGCGCGTGCATATTTTGATGAGATGCGTTATATGCTTGCACGGCAGTTGGCGGCACCCAATTCTCCTCAATGGTTTAACACCGGGATAAACTGGGCCTACGGCCTGGAAGGGCCGGCGCAGGGCCATTATTATTTCGATGAGGAAGCGGGCAAATTGGCAAAATCTCAAAATGCTTATGAACGGCCTCAACCGCATGCCTGCTTCATTCTCTCTGTTGATGATGACTTGGTAGGTGACGGTGGGATCATGGACTTGTGGCGGCAGGAAGCCCGCTTGTTTAAGTTTGGATCTGGGACCGGTAGTAACTTCTCGAACCTTCGTGGAGATGGCGAACCACTTTCTGGTGGTGGCAAATCTTCCGGGTTGATGAGTTTCTTGAAAATTGGTGACCGTGCAGCCGGTGCGATCAAGTCAGGTGGAACCACACGACGCGCGGCCAAGATGGTAACGCTCGACATGGATCATCCTGACATTGAAGAGTTTGTTGAATGGAAAGTCAAGGAAGAGCGTAAAGTAGCGGCACTTGCATCGGGAAGCAAAATGACCCGTCGGTGTTTGAAAGAAATCATAAAAGCTTGCTGGGCAAAGGATGAAAGTGAAGAGACGCGTTTTGATGTACAGAAAAACAAAGCCCTGAAAAAAGCTGTACGTAAAGGATTGGATTGTTTCGTTCCGGAAAACTATATTTACCGCGTTATCCAACTGGCCCGACAAGGTGTCAAGGACATTGAGTTTGAAGAGTATGACACGAGTTGGACTTCAGAAGGATACCTGACAGTTTCAGGACAGAACTCCAACAACTCGGTCCGATTAACCAATGAGTTTCTCCGTGCGGTGGAGTGTGATGGAGAGTGGAACCTGACTCGCAGAACAGACGGTGAAACGGTCAAGACCCTTGCCGCTAAAGATTTGTGGGAAAAAGTAAATCATTCAGCCTGGTCCAGTGCCGACCCGGGACTTCAGTTTCACACGACCATCAATGAATGGCATACCTGCCCAGAAGACGGTCCTATCCGTGCTTCCAACCCTTGCTCTGAATACATGTTCCTTGATGACACGGCTTGTAATCTGGCATCGATTAACCTGATGCGTTTTTACGATGAAGATAAGGGAGTTTTTGAAATAGAAAACTACCGGCATGCTTGCCGTCTGTGGACCCTGACGCTGGAAATTTCAGTGATGATGGCGCAGTTTCCTAATCAGGCTATTGCTCAAAAGAGTTTTGAATTTCGCACCCTGGGTCTTGGTTATGCCAACCTGGGAGCATTGCTCATGGTGATGGGGATACCTTATGATTCTGAAAATGGCCGGGCTATTGCTGGAGCGATTTCAGCAATGACAACAGGTGCTGCCTATGCCATGTCGGCTGAAATGGCTGGAGAGCTGGGACCTTTCGCGGGCTATAAGAAAAACAGAGACGCTATGCTCCGTGTTCTGAAAAATCACCAGCGTGCGGCGCATAATGTGGAGGCTCATGAATATGAAGGACTCACCGTATACCCTCAGGGTATCCAGGCGGAACATTGTCCTTCCTATCTCCTTGATGCGGCCCAGAAAGAGTGGGCTGACGCACTTTCTTTAGGAGAACGCTATGGTTACCGCAATGCCCAGACTACCTGCATAGCACCTACGGGCACAATTGGGTTGTTGATGGATTGTGATACCACGGGTATTGAGCCGGACTATGCTTTGATCAAATATAAGAAACTGGCTGGAGGCGGTTATTTCAAGATTATCAACCAATCCGTTCCTGGTGCGCTTAGAAGGCTGGGTTACAAGCCTGACGAGATCAAGGATATTGTCGATTACTGCGTGGGAACGGGAAGCCTGGATACGGCTCCATATATCAACAGGGCTTCGTTACGTAAAAAAGGCTTCACCGATGATATTCTGGATAATATCCAGCTTGAACTGCCGATGGCTTTCGATATCAGTTTTGCGTTCAATAAATTTGTTTTAGGGGAATCGTTCTGCAAAGAGGTCTTGAAGTTAACGGATGAACAATTAAACTCCCCAACTTTTAAAATGCTTGAGCATCTGGGTTTTACCGATGAGGAGGTTCAGTCGGCCAATGACAGCATTTGTGGAAGAATGACGGTAGAAGATGCCCCTCACCTGAAAGAGCGCCACTATCCTGTTTTTGATTGTGCCAACCAATGCGGAAAATATGGCAAACGTTTCATTCGCCCCGAGGCGCACATCCGGATGATGGCAGCAGCCCAGCCTTTCCTTTCAGGCGCAATCTCCAAAACCATCAATATGCCTAATGACTCGACCATTACAGATGTTGAGAGAGCGCATATGCTGAGCTGGAAACTGATGCTGAAAGGTACCGCCGTCTATCGCGATGGCTCCAAACTAAGCCAGCCGTTAAACAGTGTTGCGACAGATAGCTTCAACCAGCTGAAGATGGAAGAAGAGGCGCCGGCTATGCAAGCCGCCAAACAGATCATTGAAGTGGTGCGTGAGCATAAAAGAAAAGCTCTGCCTCACCGGAGAAAAGGTTATACGCAGAAAGCCTCTATCGGTGGCCACAAGGTTTATCTTAGAACAGGCGAGTATGATGATGGGACTCTTGGAGAAATTTTCATCGATATGCATAAGGAAGGCGCGGCCTACCGCAGTTTGATGAACTGCTTTGCCATTGCGATTTCGCTTGGTCTGCAACACGGGGTTCCGCTTGAAGAGTTTTCCGATGCGTTTGTGTTCACCAGGTTTGAACCGAATGGAATTGTTACCGGTAATAAAGCGATCACCATGTCCACATCAACGATTGATTATATTTTCAGAGAACTCGCAATCACATACCTGGGCAGGACCGATCTGGCCCAAGTGACTCCGGATGATTTGCGGGCAGACTCCATCGGGAAAAAGGATCAACAGTCCAGCGATGAGGAAACAGTGTTTGATCCTGATGATTCTTCAGAAAGACCATCTTTATTAGAAGGTACGCCAGCGGTTGAAACTGCTGCGAAGACTGAAGCAGTGACTAGACCAGTTGTTGCGGTTCCTTCTAACGGAAATGGTAATGGCAACGGAAATGGAGCGCAGGTCTCTACAGCAGAGAACAGCGCATCAGTTGGAACTGCGACGACTACGGCAGTGATAGCTAAACTTAAAGGCTATGAAGGTGATGCCTGCCAGGAATGCGGAAGCTTGACATTAGTTCGAAACGGAACTTGTTTGAAGTGCATGACCTGTGGAGCAACTTCGGGTTGCTCTTGATTCACCACCCCGCCTGAATAGATAGTTTGCAGGAGTTCAGCCAGCGAGTTCTTCGCTGGCTTCTCTTGTTTTAGGCCAGGATTTATCTTTTTTGTTCCAGAGACTTTGCGCACCGAAAACCAAATGTCGGATTGTTCATTTTTAGATCGACATGGTTACGAAATGAAATACGTGCCTGGTTTTGATCGCTGGTCCAACCTCCGCCTTTAACGATTTGGGTGTCAGGTTGGGGCCGAGAAGATTTTTTACTATCCACCCATTCCCAGACATTCCCTGACATATCCACAAGACCGCTGGGACTGGCCCCCTTCAAAAATGAACCGACAGGAGCAGAATAAAGATACCCATCTTCTTCTCCCCTTAAATTAGAGTGTTTTGGAAGAAAAACTTTTCCCCATGGGTAAGAGAAATTGTTGGCACCTCTTGCCGCAGCCTCCCATTCCTCTTCTTGTGGAAGTCGTTTGCCTGCCCACCTGCAATACTTGCTTGCCTGAATCCAGTTGATACCCATCGCCGGGCAGTTTGGGCACTCTTTCCCGTTGGTGAATGGTTTTTCATTATAGCTGGATTGATATTTGCGGAATTGCGAGACTGTGACTTCTGCCCGGTCAATATAAAAAGCTTGCAGGGTAATAAAAGAAGAATTTTCTCTGTTAAGAGTTCCGCGAGAAGGAATTTGCATCTGCCCGGTATGATACTTGCCCGCATCGATCAGGATCATCAAGGACTTGTCCTTTTCGTTCAATATTGTAGGGAGCAGAGAGGTTTTCACCGTACCACGCAAAACGGGGGTCTTTTTCTTGAGAATGGTATCAGGTTTTTTGGAAGACGATTTTTTTACAGATTGCTCTGCCGGATAAGCCCTTCGATATCGTTTGCGGTGCTTCTTGGTAGGAGCGCAGGCACTGACCCAGGTAAACAGGACGATGAAAAGTATTAATGGTCTCAAGGCTTGTCCTTGCTCATGATGGAGTCCATTTCACCTTTAAGTCGACGGTACTTCGCAAAGCTTTTCTCTGCTTCTTCTTTTTTACCCATTAGCTCGTAGGTATAACCCAGGCTGTACCAGGAGTTGAAATGAGTGGGGTCTAGCTGAATGGCGGTCTTGAAAGCCTTCTCGGCTTGTTCAAATTTCTTTTCAAGATTATAAATTCCTCCTAACCCATAATAGCCCTCAAGGTTTTTGGGGTCTGCTTTGACTGCGTTCATAAAAGACTCCCCGGCTTTTTCATATTGTCCAGCATTAGAATACTCAATTCCCTCCTGAACATATTTTTGGGCACTCTTATTTTCTCCACATTGGGTTAAAATCAGTCCTGTGAAGATAAGGGTAGAAATTTTCAGGTAGAGCGGTTTCATAGTTGGACCGGTCAAGATTTGAGGAAAATAACAACATTGATAAACGCATTCAATATAACACCAATGTTTCTTCCTTCTTATATAAAAAAGTCATGACATCATTTGAGTTGATCCTGATAGTTGGAGTTGCATGTCTCCTGCCGGTTTTTTGCGTCATGGTTTTATACTGGAAGGAGGGGAAAGTGATTGCCAGACTTTGGCGGTTTGTCGGTACTAGATATTCAAAACTCCAGGGCAGATTGAATGAAAATAACTCGCCAGAGGAGCATCGTGCGCTGGTACTTGTGCTGGATGCCTGTTCTGAAAAACAAGAAAATACAGAGAATGGAATCGAGTCTATAGTTGCGGATAGCTTGCGATTAATTTATGGCATTGCCCATATTTATTATCCTGAAGGAAAAAAGCCACTGGAGCAGGCACGGATCGGCGAGGTTTTTACAGCTTTTCGGGAAATGAATCAGCAGATCCTGACATTGCTGGAGTTTGCCGGTATTGACAAAGTGGCTCAGTTTCGTCTGCGTGAAGTAGTGCCATGTTCTGAGAAGGGAATGAATAATGTAGATACAAATAAAACTATATTATTTGGGTTCTCCCGGATACGGTCCTGGTTATTAAATCGCCTGGTCATTCGATCACTGAAACGTCTCTGGATATTGATAACAGGGGAGGCTGCGATTAAAGTTTATGGTCGTCATCAAACTGATGAAGCCTTTGAACCGGAATTTTTGCTGGATGAAATGGATCATTTGCAGGAGGATGAGGATTTTCCCTTGCCAGATGAAGTTCGCACCATCGTAGAAACATCAAGAAAAAGTATTTTGCTTTCGATTAAGCCTTTGCCTTATAAGGAGGCGGAGTTTCTTTACAGTGCCTTGGTAACAAACATTGCCCGGTTCTGGCATCCTCAGTCCTCAACACCTCTCTATGAAGTTACGGTTTATGATTTACTGAAGTGCCTGGCAGGTTATTTGGAGTGGGCGGGGCGGCTGAACGAGAAGCCGGTGCTGAACAAAATGCTGGATTTAAAAGTATCCTGTTTAACAGGTGCCAAAGAGGTGGCGATCCCTTTCACGGATAATCAGTTTTATGACTGGTTTAAGAAGTATCAGGTAGGGCGGGCGGCTAAATGGGGCAGGACAATTTTTAAGACCCTGCAAAAAAAACAGCCCGGAATTCTGTTTCGCGACGTAGCTTTGGGAATCGTTAAAGAAGGAAGCAAACGCTGGTTGATGCTCTATCTGCACGACAAAATTGCAGAAGAGACAAACAAATTAT includes these proteins:
- the guaA gene encoding glutamine-hydrolyzing GMP synthase, whose protein sequence is MTTDILHEQKILILDFGSQYTQNIARKIRESQVYCEIQPCTLSLEKIRNFNAKGIILSGGPASVQEKDSPLCERELFELGIPVLGICYGMQLITHILGGKVDPSPHREFGRAELMLKEFSHLFEEVKNKSIVWMSHGDRISKLPIGFKGIAFTDNSPMAAIENPVAQIYGLQFHPEVVHTAEGTKILNNFLFKICQCARNWKMESLVDYIVKDIQDKVGNSQVVCGLSGGVDSSVAAVLIHKAIGDNLHCLFIDNGLLRSGEREKVENTFRDNFNINLDVIDAADKFLKKLKDVTDPEQKRKSIGNTFIEVFEEEAKKLGDFTFLAQGTLYPDVIESVSFKGGPSAVIKSHHNVGGLPDKMNLKLLEPFRELFKDEVRVLGRELGMPDEIINRQPFPGPGLAIRILGDITRERLDILCAADKIILEEVKAAGLYNDLWQSFAVLLPVKTVGVMGDARTYENVVAIRAVTSTDGMTADWAHLPYELLGKLSNRIINEVHGVNRVVYDISSKPPGTIEWE
- the guaB gene encoding IMP dehydrogenase; this encodes MIDPKNVPTYLTFDDVLLLPAHSKVLPVDVKLSTRLTRKIKLNCPLISAPMDTVTEASLAIALAQEGGIGIIHRNLAPERQRKMVDKVKRSVSAMIPDPITMEPDQKISEALEVMRKYNITGIPITQNKKLVGILTNRDLRFENKLNKKIRSLMTKDDLVTIPEGTPLEKSKQLLHDNRIEKLLVVNKKGHLKGLITTKDIEKAGKFPNAAKDSKGRLLVGAALGVTQNPTEHIEDLIRVGLDVLVIDSAHGHSEKVLSTIREIKKTFPKLEIIGGNVATAEGTTALIKAGADAVKVGIGPGSICTTRVVSGVGVPQISAISECVKVATKKNIPIISDGGIKLSGDITKAIAAGANTVMIGSLFAGTEESPGEKILYQGRSYKEYRGMGSIGAMSQGSSDRYFQEWELSESKLVPEGVEARIPYRGALSFTVHQLLGGLRAGMGYCGAATIDELRKNASFIKITSAGLRESHVHDVIVTKEAPNYNIE
- a CDS encoding transglutaminase domain-containing protein gives rise to the protein MSRVKPSQPIDRPDRTRELVFHLKPLRSPKLVPQDHRQKVIRSETLPNGFYSVTLSVKTEPETTAIKSSERGKPLKDSRYLEESAEVQSRHPMIRALAKELVGDTQNHWKVAKDINRWVYLNLKKELVDTVSALDALHERRGECQSHTFLFTALSRASGIPTRIVNGLVYSKEYAGFLYHAWPEVYVGEWRALDPTFGQDVVDATHIKLTEGTKDGPFGLMEFVGKVEIDWSLPH
- a CDS encoding vitamin B12-dependent ribonucleotide reductase: MRIDRIFTQKPTTTEHQDPYEGINFVERVSKITNANGSVVSEIKNVLVPDNWSQVAVDIMAQKYFRKAGVPARLKKKFEPGLPEWLCPSVPDEEALSQLPESAQFSRETTSQEVFHRLAGCWTYWGWKNNCFSSEKDARAYFDEMRYMLARQLAAPNSPQWFNTGINWAYGLEGPAQGHYYFDEEAGKLAKSQNAYERPQPHACFILSVDDDLVGDGGIMDLWRQEARLFKFGSGTGSNFSNLRGDGEPLSGGGKSSGLMSFLKIGDRAAGAIKSGGTTRRAAKMVTLDMDHPDIEEFVEWKVKEERKVAALASGSKMTRRCLKEIIKACWAKDESEETRFDVQKNKALKKAVRKGLDCFVPENYIYRVIQLARQGVKDIEFEEYDTSWTSEGYLTVSGQNSNNSVRLTNEFLRAVECDGEWNLTRRTDGETVKTLAAKDLWEKVNHSAWSSADPGLQFHTTINEWHTCPEDGPIRASNPCSEYMFLDDTACNLASINLMRFYDEDKGVFEIENYRHACRLWTLTLEISVMMAQFPNQAIAQKSFEFRTLGLGYANLGALLMVMGIPYDSENGRAIAGAISAMTTGAAYAMSAEMAGELGPFAGYKKNRDAMLRVLKNHQRAAHNVEAHEYEGLTVYPQGIQAEHCPSYLLDAAQKEWADALSLGERYGYRNAQTTCIAPTGTIGLLMDCDTTGIEPDYALIKYKKLAGGGYFKIINQSVPGALRRLGYKPDEIKDIVDYCVGTGSLDTAPYINRASLRKKGFTDDILDNIQLELPMAFDISFAFNKFVLGESFCKEVLKLTDEQLNSPTFKMLEHLGFTDEEVQSANDSICGRMTVEDAPHLKERHYPVFDCANQCGKYGKRFIRPEAHIRMMAAAQPFLSGAISKTINMPNDSTITDVERAHMLSWKLMLKGTAVYRDGSKLSQPLNSVATDSFNQLKMEEEAPAMQAAKQIIEVVREHKRKALPHRRKGYTQKASIGGHKVYLRTGEYDDGTLGEIFIDMHKEGAAYRSLMNCFAIAISLGLQHGVPLEEFSDAFVFTRFEPNGIVTGNKAITMSTSTIDYIFRELAITYLGRTDLAQVTPDDLRADSIGKKDQQSSDEETVFDPDDSSERPSLLEGTPAVETAAKTEAVTRPVVAVPSNGNGNGNGNGAQVSTAENSASVGTATTTAVIAKLKGYEGDACQECGSLTLVRNGTCLKCMTCGATSGCS
- a CDS encoding formylglycine-generating enzyme family protein produces the protein MRPLILFIVLFTWVSACAPTKKHRKRYRRAYPAEQSVKKSSSKKPDTILKKKTPVLRGTVKTSLLPTILNEKDKSLMILIDAGKYHTGQMQIPSRGTLNRENSSFITLQAFYIDRAEVTVSQFRKYQSSYNEKPFTNGKECPNCPAMGINWIQASKYCRWAGKRLPQEEEWEAAARGANNFSYPWGKVFLPKHSNLRGEEDGYLYSAPVGSFLKGASPSGLVDMSGNVWEWVDSKKSSRPQPDTQIVKGGGWTSDQNQARISFRNHVDLKMNNPTFGFRCAKSLEQKR
- a CDS encoding tetratricopeptide repeat protein; protein product: MKPLYLKISTLIFTGLILTQCGENKSAQKYVQEGIEYSNAGQYEKAGESFMNAVKADPKNLEGYYGLGGIYNLEKKFEQAEKAFKTAIQLDPTHFNSWYSLGYTYELMGKKEEAEKSFAKYRRLKGEMDSIMSKDKP